One region of Eubalaena glacialis isolate mEubGla1 chromosome 6, mEubGla1.1.hap2.+ XY, whole genome shotgun sequence genomic DNA includes:
- the SSR3 gene encoding translocon-associated protein subunit gamma, which produces MAPKGGSKQQSEEDLLLQDFSRNLSAKSSALFFGNAFIVSAIPIWLYWRIWHMDLIQSAVLYSVMTLVSTYLVAFAYKNVKFVLKHKVAQKREDAVSKEVTRKLSEADNRKMSRKEKDERILWKKNEVADYEATTFSIFYNNTLFLVLVIVASFFILKNFNPTVNYILSISASSGLIALLSTGSK; this is translated from the exons ATGGCTCCCAAAGGCGGCTCCAAGCAGCAGTCCGAGGAGGACCTGCTTCTGCAGGATTTCAGCCGCAACCTCTCGGCCAAGTCCTCGGCGCTCTTCTTCGGAAACGCCTTCATCGTGTCCGCCATCCCCATCT GGCTATATTGGCGAATATGGCATATGGATCTTATTCAGTCTGCTGTTCTGTATAGTGTGATGACCCTAGTAAGCACTTATTTGGTAGCCTTTGCATACAAAAATGTGAAATTTGTTCTCAAGCACAA agTAGCACAGAAGAGGGAGGATGCTGTTTCCAAAGAAGTGACTCGAAAACTTTCTGAAGCTGATAACAGAAAGATGTCTCGgaaggaaaaagatgaaag AATCTTGtggaagaagaatgaagttgcTGATTATGAAGCTACAACATTTTCCATCTTCTATAATAACACCCTATTTCTGGTCTTGGTCATTGTTGCTTCCTTCTTTATATTGAAGAACTTCAACCCCACAGT GAACTACATTTTGTCCATAAGTGCCTCCTCAGGCCTCATCGCCCTCCTGTCTACTGGCTCCAAGTAG